One genomic region from Gopherus flavomarginatus isolate rGopFla2 chromosome 20, rGopFla2.mat.asm, whole genome shotgun sequence encodes:
- the PEA15 gene encoding astrocytic phosphoprotein PEA-15, with protein sequence MAEYCSLLEELAENITNEDLDQLKSACKEDIPSEKHEAITTSKDWFSFLEEHNKLDKDNLSYIEHIFEISRRPDLLTVVVEYRTQVLKISEEDEVDTKLTRIPSAKKYKDIIRQPSEEEIIKLAPPPKKA encoded by the exons ATGGCGGAGTACTGCAGCCTGCTGGAGGAGCTGGCGGAGAACATCACCAACGAGGACCTGGACCAGCTGAAGTCGGCCTGCAAGGAGGACATCCCTAGTGAGAAGCACGAGGCGATCACCACGAGCAAAGACTGGTTCAGCTTCCTGGAGGAGCACAACAAGTTGGACAAAG ACAACCTCTCGTACATCGAGCACATCTTTGAGATCTCGCGGCGCCCGGACCTGCTGACGGTGGTGGTGGAGTACCGCACCCAGGTGCTGAAGATCTCCGAGGAGGACGAGGTGGACACCAAGCTCACCCGTATTCCCAGCGCCAAGAAGTACAAAG ACATCATCCGGCAGCCCTCGGAAGAAGAGATCATCAAACTGGCCCCCCCACCCAAGAAAGCCtga